The proteins below are encoded in one region of Paeniglutamicibacter cryotolerans:
- a CDS encoding MFS transporter gives MVNNATSRDSGNAIWIVVVFTGVVAALHIWKLPAAVPLIRQQLDLSLVEAGVLLGLVQVAGMLGGLAISLLAEVIGPRRCLILGLGLLIGGSAMGGFSHDAALLMSSRVLEGAGFLLVTVVAPGLIRLHTTPWRLNTAMGFWTAYMGFATFVGLITTAFILQIASWQTWWFIMAAVTLIPIPLILRRVPVDAPAAPGGAATALKRIGITARSPKPWVAGVAFSCYTVQWVSVVGFLPGIYEAQGITGIWPGILSAVVGGLNAVGNICTAPLLQRGVPPRVLLISGFTLMAASSTLAFAVPWESISGGLVFQVLCVAVFSFTGAAIPATLTRMAVDLAPEGGSAPAAMGLMQQLFNLGSFVGPTIAAWIATTTGGWQSTWWMTCAFTMAGISLSLWLSEKRLGIKFGQQAPASSR, from the coding sequence ATGGTCAACAACGCCACCAGCAGGGATTCCGGCAACGCGATCTGGATAGTCGTCGTGTTCACGGGTGTGGTGGCCGCACTGCACATTTGGAAGCTCCCGGCAGCCGTCCCCCTGATCCGGCAACAACTCGACCTGTCCCTCGTAGAGGCCGGCGTCCTGCTGGGCCTGGTCCAGGTTGCCGGCATGCTCGGCGGCCTAGCCATCTCGCTACTCGCCGAGGTCATCGGTCCCCGCCGCTGCCTGATACTCGGGTTGGGATTGCTGATCGGCGGATCCGCGATGGGCGGCTTCTCCCACGATGCGGCGCTGCTCATGTCATCCAGGGTGCTCGAAGGAGCGGGGTTCCTTCTAGTGACGGTCGTGGCCCCCGGGCTGATCCGGTTGCACACCACACCATGGCGGCTCAATACCGCCATGGGTTTCTGGACCGCCTACATGGGGTTCGCGACATTCGTCGGCCTGATCACCACGGCCTTTATCCTGCAAATCGCTTCGTGGCAGACCTGGTGGTTCATCATGGCAGCGGTGACACTGATCCCGATCCCGCTGATCCTGCGCCGCGTTCCGGTGGACGCCCCGGCCGCCCCAGGTGGCGCCGCCACGGCGCTGAAACGCATCGGGATCACGGCCCGTTCCCCCAAGCCGTGGGTGGCAGGCGTGGCCTTCTCCTGCTACACCGTCCAATGGGTGTCTGTCGTCGGTTTCCTTCCCGGGATCTACGAGGCCCAAGGGATCACGGGCATCTGGCCCGGCATTCTTTCTGCAGTGGTGGGCGGGCTGAACGCCGTGGGCAACATCTGCACCGCACCCCTGCTCCAACGAGGGGTCCCGCCGCGGGTCCTCCTGATCAGCGGTTTCACACTTATGGCCGCCAGCTCCACGCTGGCCTTCGCCGTGCCGTGGGAGTCGATCTCCGGCGGACTGGTCTTCCAGGTACTGTGCGTTGCGGTGTTCTCGTTCACCGGTGCAGCCATCCCCGCAACACTGACCCGCATGGCGGTGGATCTGGCCCCGGAGGGCGGTTCGGCACCGGCCGCCATGGGGCTGATGCAGCAGTTGTTCAACCTGGGCAGCTTCGTGGGCCCGACGATCGCGGCGTGGATTGCCACGACCACTGGTGGCTGGCAGTCCACCTGGTGGATGACCTGTGCGTTTACCATGGCCGGCATTTCACTGAGTCTCTGGCTGAGCGAGAAGCGACTCGGCATCAAGTTCGGACAGCAGGCGCCCGCTTCTTCCCGCTAG
- a CDS encoding BCCT family transporter — protein MSETKSKPQVHRWVFWPAAIIVVVFASFAIIVPDTAQALFAGIQGAIVGYFNWYYVLLATSLVLFCLWLGFGRFGDIKLGKDDDEPEFSLGSWFSLLFAAGMGIGLVFYGVSEPLSHFASPKPGVTGTPSDLAQAALSQTFLHWGVHAWSIYVVIGLALAYAIHRRGRPVSIRWTLEPLLGRRVRGGVGNLIDVVALVGTIFGVATSLGLGVLQISAGLESAGLITSSMAIDLVIIIVVTAFVLVSVLSGVGKGMKWLSNTNLILAGAFLVFLLVVGPTEFLLRNFVQSTGNYLQSFFGMAFNVSAFSGDAGEAWQSNWTTFYWGWWISWAPFVGIFIARISKGRTVRQFVAGVILVPTLITLLWFSVLGGTALYSQLNGPGGLVGPDGTVDTAGALFSTLAQLPAGSVLTVGAIIMIVIFFITSADSGALVMGMLASGGEVEPKNWLRIFFTLATSLLASALLLSGGLEALKTAAIIIALPFSVVLIMVCWATYRAFSRESRAYDKAKRMAFVDHIGDFYGLEVEAPNEDSPLLNLRQLTARLRGRIPVRHPYRIDPFGHRHQASDAGTPPIAKDSAPEAPDADPQA, from the coding sequence ATGAGTGAGACAAAATCAAAACCTCAAGTCCACCGCTGGGTCTTCTGGCCCGCCGCAATCATCGTGGTGGTTTTCGCTTCGTTCGCAATCATCGTGCCCGATACGGCGCAGGCCCTGTTCGCCGGTATCCAGGGCGCCATCGTCGGCTACTTCAACTGGTACTACGTCTTGCTGGCCACCTCGCTGGTGCTCTTCTGCCTATGGCTCGGATTCGGCCGGTTCGGAGACATCAAGTTGGGCAAGGACGATGATGAGCCGGAGTTCTCCCTCGGTTCCTGGTTCTCCCTGCTCTTCGCAGCCGGCATGGGCATCGGCCTGGTATTCTACGGCGTCAGCGAACCGCTGAGCCACTTTGCGTCCCCCAAACCCGGCGTCACGGGAACGCCGAGCGACCTTGCACAAGCGGCACTGTCCCAGACCTTCCTGCACTGGGGAGTGCATGCCTGGTCCATCTACGTGGTCATCGGCCTAGCCCTGGCCTATGCCATCCACCGTCGCGGCCGCCCGGTCTCCATCCGCTGGACACTCGAACCCCTGCTGGGGCGCCGTGTGCGCGGCGGAGTGGGCAACCTCATCGACGTCGTGGCCTTGGTCGGCACGATCTTCGGCGTGGCAACGTCGCTGGGCCTGGGCGTGCTGCAGATCAGCGCAGGGTTGGAAAGCGCCGGACTCATCACCTCCTCCATGGCCATCGACCTGGTGATCATCATCGTGGTCACTGCCTTCGTACTCGTCTCCGTCCTCTCGGGCGTCGGCAAGGGCATGAAATGGCTCTCCAACACGAACCTGATCCTGGCCGGCGCCTTCCTCGTCTTCCTGCTGGTCGTCGGACCCACCGAGTTCCTGCTGCGCAACTTCGTTCAATCCACCGGCAACTACCTGCAGAGCTTCTTCGGAATGGCTTTCAACGTCAGCGCCTTCTCCGGCGACGCAGGCGAGGCCTGGCAATCCAACTGGACCACGTTCTACTGGGGCTGGTGGATATCTTGGGCCCCGTTCGTGGGCATCTTCATCGCCCGGATCTCAAAGGGCCGCACCGTGCGCCAATTCGTGGCCGGCGTCATCCTGGTCCCCACCTTGATCACGCTGCTGTGGTTCAGCGTGCTGGGAGGCACCGCCCTGTACTCGCAGCTCAATGGGCCCGGCGGCTTGGTCGGCCCCGATGGCACTGTCGATACCGCCGGAGCTCTCTTCTCCACGCTTGCCCAGTTGCCAGCAGGCAGCGTGCTCACCGTCGGCGCGATCATCATGATCGTCATCTTCTTCATCACCTCCGCCGATTCCGGCGCCCTGGTCATGGGAATGCTCGCCAGTGGAGGGGAGGTCGAACCTAAGAATTGGCTGCGCATCTTCTTCACGCTGGCGACCTCTTTGCTGGCCAGCGCACTGCTGCTCTCCGGCGGTCTGGAAGCATTGAAAACGGCGGCCATTATCATTGCCCTACCGTTCAGCGTGGTGCTGATCATGGTCTGCTGGGCCACCTACCGGGCGTTCTCGCGTGAGTCCCGGGCCTACGACAAGGCCAAGCGGATGGCGTTCGTCGACCACATCGGCGACTTCTACGGGTTGGAGGTCGAGGCCCCGAACGAGGACTCGCCGCTATTGAACCTGCGCCAACTCACCGCCAGGCTGCGCGGCAGGATCCCAGTGCGCCACCCCTACCGGATCGACCCGTTCGGCCATCGTCACCAGGCGTCCGACGCGGGTACCCCGCCAATCGCCAAGGATTCGGCGCCGGAAGCCCCGGACGCCGACCCGCAGGCCTAG
- a CDS encoding PDR/VanB family oxidoreductase, translating into MSKREAVLRLSAKRMLTDVICEFEFRAPDGSALLPFEAGAHLNVEGPSGIRRSYSLTNDPEETDRYVIAVSRDEAGRGGSMDLVDHAAPGTDLLITWPRNGFELVKAERYLFIAGGIGITPIRSMATVVTRRPGTSSTLLYLGKERSKMAYLEDLLPTDTHRVDIHASAERGGRADLWDYLAVPDDGLHVYCCGPAPLMEQVRLSTVHWRRRNIHLEDFSGVGTGAAAAAPFTARWNPTGKLIEVPADRTLLHSLQDAGIELSSSCESGTCGSCELSLLSGEPDHRDLYLEDQERAGSIMPCVSRAVAGPLVLDRAG; encoded by the coding sequence ATGAGCAAACGGGAAGCCGTATTGCGCCTGTCGGCCAAACGCATGCTCACCGACGTGATCTGTGAATTCGAATTCCGGGCTCCGGACGGATCGGCGCTGCTGCCCTTCGAAGCCGGCGCGCACCTGAACGTCGAGGGGCCCTCCGGGATCCGGCGTAGCTACTCCTTGACCAATGACCCGGAGGAAACCGACCGCTACGTCATTGCCGTGTCCCGGGATGAAGCCGGACGTGGTGGTTCGATGGATCTGGTTGATCACGCGGCACCGGGAACAGATCTGCTCATCACCTGGCCGCGCAACGGCTTCGAGCTGGTTAAGGCCGAACGCTACCTGTTCATTGCCGGCGGCATCGGCATCACACCGATCCGTTCCATGGCCACGGTCGTGACCCGTCGCCCCGGAACGAGCTCGACACTGCTGTATCTGGGCAAGGAGAGATCGAAGATGGCCTACCTCGAAGATCTTCTCCCAACCGACACCCACAGGGTGGACATTCATGCCAGCGCCGAGCGCGGCGGGCGGGCGGACCTGTGGGACTACTTGGCAGTGCCGGATGACGGGTTGCACGTATATTGCTGTGGGCCAGCCCCGTTGATGGAACAGGTGCGGCTTTCGACCGTGCACTGGCGCAGGCGGAATATCCATTTGGAGGACTTCTCCGGGGTCGGCACGGGAGCTGCTGCGGCCGCCCCGTTCACCGCCCGCTGGAATCCCACCGGAAAACTCATCGAGGTCCCGGCGGACCGCACGCTGCTGCATTCTTTGCAAGACGCGGGCATCGAGCTGTCCAGCTCCTGCGAGTCCGGGACCTGCGGTAGCTGTGAGCTGTCACTGCTCTCGGGCGAACCAGACCACCGCGATTTGTATCTGGAGGATCAAGAACGGGCAGGGTCGATCATGCCGTGTGTCTCACGCGCGGTGGCCGGCCCGTTGGTCCTTGACCGAGCTGGATAG